A window of Drosophila subobscura isolate 14011-0131.10 chromosome E, UCBerk_Dsub_1.0, whole genome shotgun sequence contains these coding sequences:
- the LOC117890136 gene encoding splicing factor U2AF 50 kDa subunit, with protein sequence MGGGRKSEQRLSRRYRSGSKPKNTVSCYTRPRSRNRSRSKHRSRSRSRSRSRSRSHSRAITRYRSTRSVVTFQNKAKPVPLKNPTKRRGCVSSLWDVPPEGYAHVTPMQFKAMQASGQISAPILSPTQPTADTAAIAMVTRQARRLYVGNIPFGVTDEEMMEFFNQQLLLVEDDCGGQVCLDGKAVLSCQTNLDKNFAFLEFRSMQEATQATRFDGISFHGQLLKIRRPHDYHHPVVNVGCSSSASFAAGKSQLSVSPALVAGAVGRQAIANLVPDSPNKIYIGGLPTCLHELQIKELLLSFGQLRGFNLVKDVTSNLSKGYGFFEYIDPTLTEQVIASLNGMQLGDRRLIVQRSIPGGRFSSTQQIPIQVPGIVATSFAAATTALNNATQVLCFLNMVLPEELLDNEEYEDIRTDIEQECSKFGEVLGLKIPRPHAKGADTGTPPKGCGKVYVHFATIEDSEKALGALSGRKFSGRIVIGSFFNRDKYFEDDF encoded by the coding sequence ATGGGTGGTGGTCGTAAAAGTGAACAACGCCTCTCGCGTAGATATCGCAGTGGAAGTAAGCCGAAAAATACGGTTTCCTGCTATACGCGCCCTCGCTCCAGAAATCGTTCACGCTCCAAGCACCGCTCACGCTCCCGTAGCCGTTCCCGCTCCCGTTCCCGCTCCCATTCACGTGCCATCACCCGATATCGTTCCACCCGTTCGGTTGTCACTTTCCAGAACAAGGCAAAGCCAGTCCCCTTGAAGAATCCAACAAAACGCCGTGGATGCGTTTCCAGCCTGTGGGATGTGCCACCAGAGGGCTATGCCCATGTGACTCCCATGCAGTTCAAGGCCATGCAGGCCAGCGGCCAGATCTCGGCGCCCATTCTGTCCCCCACACAGCCGACAGCGGACACGGCGGCCATTGCTATGGTGACGCGCCAGGCGCGACGCCTTTACGTGGGCAACATCCCATTTGGCGTCACTGACGAAGAGATGATGGAGTTCTTcaatcagcagctgctgctggtcgagGACGACTGCGGCGGACAGGTCTGTCTCGATGGCAAGGCAGTGCTGTCGTGCCAGACAAATCTCGACAAGAATTTTGCCTTCCTTGAATTCCGTTCGATGCAGGAGGCTACGCAGGCTACCAGATTTGATGGCATCTCTTTCCATGGACAGTTGCTGAAGATACGACGGCCACACGACTATCATCATCCAGTGGTCAACGTCGGATGTTCCTCATCGGCTTCATTTGCGGCTGGAAAGTCGCAGCTCTCTGTTTCCCCTGCCCTTGTGGCAGGTGCAGTGGGCCGCCAGGCCATCGCAAATCTCGTTCCCGATTCGCCAAATAAGATCTACATTGGCGGTTTGCCCACCTGCCTGCACGAGTTGCAgatcaaggagctgctgctgtcctttgGCCAGCTTCGGGGCTTCAATCTGGTCAAGGACGTCACCTCGAACCTCAGCAAGGGGTACGGGTTCTTCGAGTATATCGATCCAACGCTCACGGAGCAGGTCATTGCCAGCCTCAATGGCATGCAGCTGGGCGATCGCCGCCTCATCGTTCAACGCTCCATTCCCGGCGGTCGCTTCTCAAGCACCCAGCAGATTCCCATTCAAGTGCCCGGCATAGTGGCGACTTCCTTCGCAGCAGCCACCACGGCACTGAACAATGCCACCCAAGTGCTTTGCTTCCTCAATATGGTGCTGCCGGAGGAGCTGTTGGACAACGAGGAGTACGAGGACATACGCACCGACATCGAGCAGGAGTGCAGCAAATTCGGCGAGGTTCTTGGCCTCAAGATACCACGCCCCCATGCCAAAGGTGCAGACACTGGCACTCCCCCCAAGGGCTGTGGCAAGGTGTATGTCCATTTTGCCACCATCGAGGATAGCGAGAAGGCTTTGGGCGCCCTGAGTGGCCGCAAGTTCAGCGGCCGCATTGTCATTGGTTCATTTTTCAATCGGGACAAGTACTTTGAAGATGATTTTTGA